The Microbulbifer sp. TB1203 nucleotide sequence CGCGCCGGTTTGAGCGTATGGGCCTGGCTGGCGTCCCGGCCGGCGCTCTATCGCAAACTCACCGGCCTGGCGGCATGGGGTATGGCGTTGTGCGGCGGCAGGCGGCGGCGCTTGTCCCGCATGCCGCTGGCCGGTGGCTGGACCCGGTATCGGGATTTCCCGGCCCCGGAAGGGGAGACTTTTCACGCGCAACTCGCGCGACGAAAGAAGCGCGCCTCGAAAACCGGCGCCGGGGGGCTTTGCCATGAGTAAGGCGCGCGAGCGGATTTTCGCCGCTATCCGGCGCAATAAAAAGCCGCTGGCCGATGCGCCTGTGGCCGGGGAGGGCATCGCTCATGCAGATACCATTCCTACCCATACCATCCCCGCCGGGACCCGACTGACGTCTGAGGCTCTGTATGCAGAGTTCGAACACCGGTTGTCTGCCGCTTCCGCCTCGGTGGAGCGGGTGGAATCGGCATCCGGGATACCCGCGGCGGTATGGCGCCATCTGTCGGATCGACAGCGGCGGGCGCAGTGCTTTGCCAATGGCTCCGCGGCGGAGCTGGACTGGGCCTCGGTGCCGGAGCTGGATATTCGCTCGGGAGCCGGGGATGCCGATACTCCGGTGTGTATCACCTCGGCGTTTCGCGGCATTGCGGAAACCGGCAGCTTGGTGCTGTTGTCGGCACCGGGGCACTCTTCGGCCAGTTATTTTCTGCCGGAATTGTTGATTGTGATCCTGTCGCGCCGGGATATCCTGGCCACCCAGGAGGCGGTCTGGGCCGACCTCCGGCGGCGCTCGGAAGAAATGCCGCGCACCGTTACTTTGGTTACCGGCCCCTCCCGGACCGGGGACATCGAGCAAAAAATCGTGCTCGGGGCCCATGGCCCCAGGCAGGTTCACGTACTGCTTGTGAATTAGTTCGCCACTGAGGTTCTGTGTGACAAAAAAAAGTTATCTGGTGCAAAAAACCTGCAACCGCCTGCTGGATCGGGTGGAAGCAGTCTTCGGGACGGACAGCCCCTACCTGCCGAGTGACCTGGCCCTCGCCACTGAGCTGGAGGTCAGCCGCACCACCCTTCGCGCGGCCCTGGAGCAATTGAACGGGAAGGGCCTGATCGAGCGGGACGGTGCCGGCAAGCGCGTGGTGCGCAAACCCGGGAAAGAGGATTACTACGATATCAGTACTGCGCCCGCCTCCAGGGAGGAAGTGGTGCAGAAGTATTTCCTGTCCCTGATCAACGACGGCAAGCTGTTGCCCGGCAGTCGTTTTTCGGAGTTGGAGCTGGCAAAACAGTCCGGCTGCAATACGGTGACAGTAAGGGAATTTCTGGTGAGGTTCTCCCGTTTTGGCCTGATTGAAAAGAAGCCCCGCTCCCAATGGCAGATGGTGGAGTTCGACGCTCGCTTCGCCGCGGAGCTGGTGGAGTTCCGCAAGGTGTTGGAGATGCGCGCATTGGTGAAACTCCTGGACTGTGATGACGATCATCCGGTCTGGCGGGAACTGGGCGAGGTGCTGACCCTGCACCAGGCGGTAAAGCGGGATTTTGACAGGCGCTACACTGAACTCCCCGTCCTGGATGCCAGGCTGCACCAGGCCCTGCAGTTGGGGATCAACAACCGTTTTATCAGCCAGTTCTTCGAAGTGGTGTCTTTTGTTTGCCACTACCACTATCAGTGGCACAAGGCTGGCGAGAAGGCGCGCTCGCGTGTCGCCGTGAATGAGCATATCGACCTGATGGTAGCCATTCTGGCCCGGGATGTGGCCGGCGCGGTCAGGGCCCTGGAGGTTCACCTGGATACCGCCGAGCGAACCCTGCTGGAATGTGCCACCCGGGTCCGTAGCGAGCTGGCGTAAGTCCAATACTATTGAGTTAGGCCACTTTTGGAGCCTGCTTGCAGGCGAATAGCTACGGAGCTCCGTTCTTGTTCGCCTGCAAGCAGGCTCCTGATATGGGCGCCAAGTCTTAATCCACTAGGCCGCAGGGGGCAGTCGGCAGAGATATTGTGCGTTGACTTAGCACTTGGGATTGGCTAGAGTTTTCTGGTTCTTTATAAATAAAAAACATAACGAAAACAAACGACAAAACGAATGGCTGCGGTGACGGTGTTCAACTCCAGGCCCGGACTCCGGCCTCGCCTGGCTCCGGATAGGGGTGGCGAAATGATCTGTCTCCGCGCAGGCTCAAGCAGGGAAAACGTCAAGATGACTGATAAGCGGTTTGTGTTGCTGCATCCCAGTGACAACGTGCTGGTGTGTTGTGCTCGCGTGACGGCCGGTGAATCCGTCGTGCTGGAAGGCAAGTCCGTCACCCTTCACACCGAGATCAATGTCGGGCACAAAGTGGCTCGCGTGGATATTGCGAAGGGTGCCCGGATTATCAAATACGGTGCGCCCATCGGTTCGGCCACGGACGATATCGCCTTTTCCCGGCACGTCCACCTGCACAATATGAAAAGTGACTATATTCCCAGCCACACCAGGGAAAGCAAGCAGGGGGAAGAGCGATGAAAGGCTATTTACGAGCTGACGGACGCAAGGGTATCCGCAACGTCCTGCTGGTAACCTACCTGGTGGAATGCGCCCACCATGTGGCGCGCACGATTGTCACCCGGGCCGACTCGGACAGTATCCAGTTGATAGGTTTTCCTGGATGTTATCCCAACGACTATTCACTCAAAATCATGGAACAGTTGTGCACCCACCCCAATGTTGGCGGCGTGGTGATCGTTTCTCTCGGCTGTGAAGGTTTTAATCGGGAGCGTTTAAGTAAAACGGTCAGTGAAAGCGGCCGACCTGTGAGCACTTTCGTGATCCAGGAATCCGGCGGAACCAGGCAGACCGTCGAGGCCGGACTTCAGGCTGTCGGTGAAATACAACGGGAAATCGCCAATGCCCCCATGGTTGATATGGGGGTGGAGGAACTGGTGGTCGGAACCATTTGCGGTGGCTCGGACGGCACCAGTGGCATCAGTGCCAACCCCGCTGTCGGCAGCTGTTTCGATATGCTGGTGGACAGGGGAGCGGCCTGCATTTTTGAAGAAACCGGCGAGTTGATCGGCTGCGAACAGATAATGGCGGATCGTGCCGTAACCCCGGAACTGGGCCGTGAAATTATAGAAGCCGTACAAAAGGCCGAAAACTATTATCGGGTGATGGGCTACGGCAGCTTTGCCCCGGGCAATGCGGAAGGTGGTCTGACAACCCTGGAAGAGAAATCCATGGGCGCCTATGCCAAATCCGGTGCTTCCCAAATTCACGGCATGATCAAACCCGGTGATATTCCCCCGCGGGGTGGCCTATACCTGATGGATGTGGTGCCCGACGGGGACCCGCTGTTCGGCTTTCCCAATATCGTGGACAGCGCCGAGATCGTGGAGATGATCGCTTCCGGTGCCCATATCATCCTGTTTACCACCGGCCGCGGTTCTGTAGTCGGCTCGGCCATTTCACCCGTGATCAAAGTCTGCGCGAATCCGGAGACCTACCGCAAGATGGCCGATGATATGGACATCAATGCGGGCAAGGTGATTGAAGGCCGCGCTGCCGTAGCCAGCGTGGGCGAGGAAATTTACCAGTTGGTATGCAATGTGGCCGGGGGTGAGAAAACAAAATCCGAAGCCCTGGGGCATCAGGAGTTTGTGTTGACCTATAAACAGTTCGAGCCCATCGGGCCCGCTTGCCTGCCCCGGCGCTAATCTGGGCAGTGTGGCGCCGGCACGGCGCTTAACGTTCATTTCAGGTAACTGCTCTCCCCTCTCCCGCTTGCGGGGGAGGGGCCGGGGGAGGGGGTGCTGAACGGTTCCCCTCTCCCTAACCCAGTGACTCGCGCCATCCATGGCGCTCGGCCTTCGGCCAGCTAAAGCTGCCCAAATCCGCTCCCGGCGGATTTGTCCCCGAAGGGGAGAGGGGACTGTTGGGGTGAGTAGTTACCATTTCAGAACGAGGGATAGAAGCGGTATGTTCGGAGAAAAAAGACGAATAGGGCAGACCGCGCTGGAGGTGACGGCACTCGGTTTTGGTGCGGCCACCCTGGGTAACCTTTATCACCCCATGCCCGATGAGGCGGCGAAAGCGGCCATCGAAAAGGCGTTTGCCGCGGGGCTCAACCATATTGATACCGCACCCTACTATGGGTTTGGCTTGAGCGAACGTCGCGTGGGGGATGCGTTGCGGGAGGTTCCCGCAAACGAGTATGTTCTGTCCACCAAGGTTGGCCGCCTTCTGGCCCCCTGCGACAAGGCCGAAGACAAGTACGGTTTCTGCTCACCGATGCCGTTCGAGCCTGTATACGATTATTCATACGACGGTGTAATGCGTTCCTATGAACACAGCATTCAACGGCTGGGACTGCCCAAAATAGACATCCTGTACATGCACGACATCGGCCGGGT carries:
- a CDS encoding LUD domain-containing protein, translating into MSKARERIFAAIRRNKKPLADAPVAGEGIAHADTIPTHTIPAGTRLTSEALYAEFEHRLSAASASVERVESASGIPAAVWRHLSDRQRRAQCFANGSAAELDWASVPELDIRSGAGDADTPVCITSAFRGIAETGSLVLLSAPGHSSASYFLPELLIVILSRRDILATQEAVWADLRRRSEEMPRTVTLVTGPSRTGDIEQKIVLGAHGPRQVHVLLVN
- a CDS encoding GntR family transcriptional regulator, producing the protein MTKKSYLVQKTCNRLLDRVEAVFGTDSPYLPSDLALATELEVSRTTLRAALEQLNGKGLIERDGAGKRVVRKPGKEDYYDISTAPASREEVVQKYFLSLINDGKLLPGSRFSELELAKQSGCNTVTVREFLVRFSRFGLIEKKPRSQWQMVEFDARFAAELVEFRKVLEMRALVKLLDCDDDHPVWRELGEVLTLHQAVKRDFDRRYTELPVLDARLHQALQLGINNRFISQFFEVVSFVCHYHYQWHKAGEKARSRVAVNEHIDLMVAILARDVAGAVRALEVHLDTAERTLLECATRVRSELA
- a CDS encoding UxaA family hydrolase, translating into MTDKRFVLLHPSDNVLVCCARVTAGESVVLEGKSVTLHTEINVGHKVARVDIAKGARIIKYGAPIGSATDDIAFSRHVHLHNMKSDYIPSHTRESKQGEER
- a CDS encoding UxaA family hydrolase; this translates as MKGYLRADGRKGIRNVLLVTYLVECAHHVARTIVTRADSDSIQLIGFPGCYPNDYSLKIMEQLCTHPNVGGVVIVSLGCEGFNRERLSKTVSESGRPVSTFVIQESGGTRQTVEAGLQAVGEIQREIANAPMVDMGVEELVVGTICGGSDGTSGISANPAVGSCFDMLVDRGAACIFEETGELIGCEQIMADRAVTPELGREIIEAVQKAENYYRVMGYGSFAPGNAEGGLTTLEEKSMGAYAKSGASQIHGMIKPGDIPPRGGLYLMDVVPDGDPLFGFPNIVDSAEIVEMIASGAHIILFTTGRGSVVGSAISPVIKVCANPETYRKMADDMDINAGKVIEGRAAVASVGEEIYQLVCNVAGGEKTKSEALGHQEFVLTYKQFEPIGPACLPRR